The Penicillium oxalicum strain HP7-1 chromosome VI, whole genome shotgun sequence genome window below encodes:
- a CDS encoding Actin-related protein 2/3 complex subunit 4 — protein sequence MSQSLRPYLQCVRVSLTAALAVSNFASQTSERHNVPEVEAASSPELILNPVTISRNEHEKVLIEPSVNSVRFSIRIKQADEIEHILVHKFTRFLTQRAESFFILRRKPMPGYDISFLITNAHTEAMLKHKLVDFVIQFMEEVDKEISEMKLFLNARARFVAESFLTPFD from the exons ATG TCGCAAAGTCTCCGCCCCTATTTGCAGTGTGTTCGCGTGAGTCTCACTGCTGCTCTAGCAG TGTCCAATTTCGCATCCCAGACGAGCGAGCGCCA CAATGTACCCGAGGTGGAGGCAGCAAGCTCTCCGGAACTCATTCTGAATCCTGTCACAATCAGTCGCAACGAGCACGAGAAGGTCCTTATTGAACCTA GTGTCAACTCTGTCCGCTTTTCTATTCGAATCAAGCAGGCCGATGAGATCGAACACATTCTAGTACATAAATTCACACGCTTCTTGACTCAG CGCGCCGAGTCATTTTTCATCCTCCGAAGGAAGCCTATGCCA GGCTATGATATCTCATTCCTGATTACCAATGCACACACCGAGGCAATGCTGAAGCACAAACTCGTGGACTTTGTCATTCAATT CATGGAGGAAGTTGACAAAGAGA TTTCCGAGATGAAGCTTTTC CTTAATGCCCGTGCTCGTTTCGTCGCTGAATCGTTCCTGACTCCT TTTGACTAA
- a CDS encoding Peroxiredoxin Pen c 3, which produces MSLKAGDSFPQDVTFSYIPWAEESSEITSCGIPINYHASKEWADKKVILFALPGAFTPVCSANHVPEYIQKLPEIRAKGVDVVAVLAYNDAYVMSAWGKANGVTGDDILFLSDPEAKFSKSIGWADAEGRTYRYAIVIDHGKVTYAAKEAAKNVLEVTSADHVYKQL; this is translated from the exons ATGTCTCTCAAGGCCGGTGACAGCTTCCCCCAGGACGTGACCTTCTC CTACATCCCGTGGGCGGAGGAGTCCAGCGAGATCACCTCCTGCGGTATCCCCATCAACTACCACGCCTCCAAGGAGTGGGCTGACAAGAAGgtcatcctcttcgctcTGCCCG GTGCTTTCACCCCCGTCTGCTCTGCCAACCACGTCCCCGAGTACATCCAGAAGCTCCCTGAGATCCGTGCCAAGGGTGTCGACGTCGTTGCCGTCCTCGCTTACAACGATGCCTACGTGATGAGCGCCTGGGGCAAGGCCAACGGCGTCACCGGTGACGACATT CTGTTCCTCTCCGACCCCGAGGCCAAGTTCTCCAAGAGCATTGGCTGGGCTGATGCTGAGGGCCGTACCTACCGCTacgccatcgtcatcgaccACGGCAAGGTCACCTACGCCGCCAAGGAGGCTGCTAAGAATGTCCTGGAGGTCACCTCTGCCGACCACGTCTACAAGCAGCTGTAA
- a CDS encoding Ubiquitin carboxyl-terminal hydrolase 7, translated as MASIPIIVKHAGKRHEVDLDPEANGETLKYQLFSLTGVEPERQKLLVKGGQLKDDTPLASLKAKPGQMFMMMGTPSGAQGAADLGRPKEAVKFLEDMTEAEVAQQEGATPAGLQNLGNTCYLNSTLQTLRGVPELQEELQRYQSGGSSGRSNLADLSSFGLSGLGGSTDLTASLRDLFKQMSETQEGVPPLMFLNALRTAFPQFAQRDRNGHGYAQQDAEEAWSQIVNQLRNKLTISDGSGDSSFVDKYMAGRFDSVTECNEAGAKEAGEESTKSSDMFFKLDCHIGKETNHLHDGIMAGLEEQIEKQSPSLGRNALYTKRSRISRLPKYLTVHFVRFFWKRETQKKAKIMRKVTFPAELDAVEFCTEELRSQLVPIRDKVREIRKDEVDLERSRKRQKLSNQRTEEQKKAEEADAQASKEPMQKKKEVAEGKTKANDNDGDVNMEENFKTDAEYEAEKLQEITAAKKELYELIKQHSSGDSGNNQSGLYELRGVITHQGASADSGHYTAYVKKQARKSSSPQTGDKRRDDEEDGKWWWFNDDKVTEVEAEKIETLAGGGESHSALILLYRAIELPALEQ; from the exons ATGGCTTCCATACCCA TTATCGTCAAACACGCGGGCAAGCGCCACGAAGTCGACCTCGATCCCGAAGCCAACGGTGAAACATTAAAATATCAGCTATTCTCTCTGACCGGTGTCGAGCCTGAGCGACAAAAGCTTTTGGTAAAAGGTGGTCAGCTTAAGGATGACACCCCTCTGGCATCCCTTAAGGCCAAGCCAGGGCAGATGTTTATGATGATGGGCACGCCATCCGGAGCCCAGGGAGCTGCGGACCTTGGGCGCCCCAAAGAAGCTGTGAAGTTCTTGGAAGACATGACAGAGGCGGAGGTTGCGCAACAAGAAGGTGCCACTCCTGCTGGACTGCAAAATTTGGGCAACACGTGCTATCTCAACTCCACTCTCCAAACACTACGGGGCGTTCCAGAGTTGCAGGAAGAGCTTCAGCGATACCAGTCTGGTGGCAGCTCAGGGCGCTCCAATCTTGCAGATCTGAGCAGCTTTGGTTTGAGTGGCTTGGGTGGCTCCACTGATCTAACTGCTTCCTTGAGGGATTTGTTTAAGCAGATGTCCGAGACCCAGGAAGGTGTTCCACCCCTCATGTTCCTCAACGCTCTGCGAACAGCTTTCCCACAATTCGCTCAGCGTGACAGAAACGGGCACGGCTATGCGCAACAAGATGCGGAGGAAGCGTGGTCGCAGATTGTGAATCAACTACGAAACAAGCTCACCATCTCTGACGGTTCTGGTGATTCCTCCTTTGTTGACAAATACATGGCCGGTCGTTTTGACTCGGTGACCGAGTGTAACGAAGCCGGAGCCAAGGAGGCGGGTGAAGAATCAACCAAATCGTCCGACATGTTCTTCAAACTCGATTGCCATATCGGCAAGGAGACCAATCATCTTCACGATGGCATCATGGCAGGGTTGGAGGAGCAGATCGAGAAGCAGTCCCCATCCCTAGGCCGCAATGCTCTTTACACTAAGCGGTCACGCATCTCCCGTCTACCAAAATATCTTACTGTGCACTTTGTGCGGTTTTTCTGGAAGCGTGAGACTcagaaaaaagcaaaaattATGCGTAAGGTCACGTTCCCCGCTGAGCTCGATGCTGTGGAGTTCTGCACCGAGGAGCTGAGGAGTCAGCTCGTTCCTATTCGCGACAAGGTCCGTGAGATTCGCAAGGATGAGGTGGACCTTGAGCGATCCCGCAAGCGCCAGAAATTGAGCAATCAGCGGAcagaagaacaaaagaaggCGGAAGAGGCGGACGCTCAGGCAAGCAAAGAGCCTatgcaaaagaagaaggaggtcGCCGAGGGCAAGACCAAAGCCAATGACAATGATGGTGACGTCAACATGGAGGAGAATTTCAAGACGGATGCCGAGTATGAAGCAGAGAAGCTCCAAGAGATTACGGCTGCTAAGAAGGAGTTGTACGAGCTGATCAAGCAGCATTCCTCTGGCGACAGCGGCAACAATCAATCTGGCTTATACGAGCTTCGTGGCGTGATCACCCACCAGGGTGCCAGCGCTGACAGCGGTCACTACACCGCATATGTGAAGAAGCAGGCACGGAAGTCGAGCAGCCCTCAGACTGGCGACAAGCGTCGtgacgacgaagaagatggcaagTGGTGGTGGTTCAACGACGACAAGGTTACCGAGGTTGAGGCTGAGAAGATTGAGACccttgctggtggtg GCGAATCTCATTCTGCTCTGATTCTTCTCTACCGAGCCATTGAGCTACCCGCTCTTGAGCAGTGA